One Methanotorris formicicus Mc-S-70 genomic window carries:
- a CDS encoding plasma-membrane proton-efflux P-type ATPase, with the protein MVIKKIEEEFKTSLKTGLSTEEAEERLKEYGYNEIPERKIHPIIKFLSYFWNPIAWMIEIAAILSAIIKHWIDFTIILILLLVNGIVGFWEEHKAENVIEFLKQKMALNARVLRDGKWKTILAKELVPGDVVRVRIGDIVPADIVLVEGDYLVVDESALTGESLPVEKKVGDIVYSGSVVKKGEITGIVKDTGLNTYFGKTVRLVEKAERVSSYQKMIIKIGDYLIILAVILIAIMVAVELWRGASLIKTVQFALVLAVSAIPAAMPAVLSITMAIGALNLAKKDAIVKKLVSIEELAGVDILCSDKTGTLTKNQLVCGEIITLNDFSKEDVVLFATLASREEDADAIDMAILNEAEKLNLIEKIKNYKIKKFIPFDPVIKRTEAEITNEKTFKVSKGAPQVILDLCNADEDFRKKVEEIVDKLAENGYRALGVAIYMDGKWHFTGIISLYDPPREDAPLAVKKIKELGVKIKMVTGDHVAIAKNIARILGIGNKIISISELLKKLKGGEIKEEKFDVIVEEADGFAEVFPEHKYRIVDSLQNREHMVAMTGDGVNDAPALKKADCGIAVSNATDAARAAADIILLSPGISVIVDAIQEARRIFQRMESYVIYRITETIRILFFIELCILVLGIYPITALMIVLLAILNDIPILAIAYDNVVEPKSPVKWKMKEILTISTILGFSGVISSFLIFYISDVFLHLTLPELQSFVFLKLILAGHATIFVTRVRDRLWRKPYPSKWLFWGVMGTNIIGTIVAAEGIFMAPIGWKMALFMWFYAHLWMLINDEIKIILLRSYSI; encoded by the coding sequence ATGGTTATTAAAAAAATTGAAGAGGAATTTAAAACATCCCTAAAAACTGGATTGTCAACAGAAGAGGCAGAAGAGAGGTTAAAAGAATACGGATACAATGAAATCCCAGAGAGGAAAATCCATCCAATAATTAAATTTTTATCGTATTTTTGGAATCCCATTGCCTGGATGATTGAAATAGCCGCTATTTTGTCAGCAATAATTAAACACTGGATAGATTTTACCATAATTCTAATTTTATTATTGGTAAATGGTATTGTTGGTTTTTGGGAAGAACATAAGGCAGAAAATGTAATAGAATTTTTAAAACAAAAGATGGCTTTAAATGCAAGGGTTCTAAGAGATGGAAAATGGAAAACGATATTGGCAAAGGAGTTGGTGCCTGGAGATGTTGTTAGGGTTAGGATTGGAGACATAGTCCCTGCAGATATCGTATTGGTTGAGGGGGATTATTTGGTTGTGGATGAATCTGCCTTAACTGGAGAATCCTTACCAGTAGAAAAGAAAGTTGGGGATATTGTTTATTCCGGGTCTGTTGTTAAAAAAGGGGAGATAACTGGAATTGTTAAAGACACTGGGCTAAATACCTACTTTGGAAAAACTGTTAGGTTGGTTGAGAAAGCGGAAAGGGTCAGTTCATATCAAAAGATGATTATCAAAATAGGAGATTATCTGATAATTTTGGCGGTGATTTTAATAGCAATAATGGTTGCTGTCGAGTTATGGAGGGGAGCAAGTTTAATAAAGACAGTTCAGTTTGCATTAGTTTTGGCAGTTTCTGCAATTCCAGCGGCTATGCCTGCAGTATTGTCAATAACAATGGCTATTGGTGCTTTAAATTTAGCAAAAAAAGATGCCATAGTTAAAAAATTGGTTTCTATTGAGGAACTTGCTGGAGTTGATATTCTCTGCTCAGATAAGACTGGAACTTTGACAAAGAATCAACTTGTATGTGGGGAAATAATCACTTTAAATGATTTTAGTAAGGAAGACGTTGTTTTATTTGCCACTCTTGCTTCGAGAGAAGAGGATGCTGATGCAATTGATATGGCGATTCTGAATGAGGCAGAGAAGTTAAATCTGATAGAGAAAATAAAAAATTATAAGATAAAAAAATTCATCCCATTTGACCCAGTAATAAAGAGGACTGAGGCAGAAATAACTAATGAAAAAACATTTAAAGTTTCAAAAGGAGCCCCACAAGTAATATTGGATTTATGCAATGCGGATGAGGATTTTAGAAAAAAGGTTGAAGAGATTGTTGATAAACTTGCTGAAAATGGTTATAGGGCATTAGGGGTTGCTATTTATATGGATGGAAAATGGCACTTTACTGGAATAATCTCATTGTACGACCCTCCAAGAGAAGATGCTCCTTTAGCAGTTAAAAAAATCAAAGAATTGGGTGTTAAAATAAAAATGGTCACTGGAGACCACGTGGCAATAGCAAAAAACATAGCAAGGATCCTGGGAATTGGAAATAAAATAATATCAATAAGTGAATTGCTAAAAAAATTGAAGGGGGGTGAAATTAAAGAGGAAAAATTTGATGTCATTGTTGAAGAAGCGGATGGATTCGCTGAGGTGTTCCCAGAACATAAATATAGGATTGTTGACTCACTACAGAATAGGGAACATATGGTTGCAATGACTGGAGATGGGGTTAATGACGCTCCTGCATTAAAAAAGGCAGATTGTGGAATTGCTGTTTCTAATGCAACTGATGCTGCAAGGGCAGCGGCCGATATAATTTTATTATCTCCGGGAATTTCTGTTATTGTTGATGCGATTCAGGAGGCAAGAAGAATATTCCAAAGAATGGAAAGTTATGTTATCTATAGAATCACTGAAACGATTAGGATTTTATTTTTTATTGAATTGTGTATATTAGTTTTGGGCATCTACCCAATCACCGCCTTAATGATAGTACTCTTGGCAATCTTGAATGACATCCCAATATTAGCAATTGCTTACGACAATGTTGTTGAGCCAAAATCCCCGGTAAAATGGAAGATGAAAGAAATTTTAACCATTTCAACTATATTGGGATTTAGTGGAGTTATTAGTTCTTTCTTAATATTTTATATATCAGATGTTTTCTTGCATTTAACTCTTCCCGAGTTGCAGAGTTTTGTATTCTTGAAGTTGATATTGGCAGGACATGCAACCATATTTGTTACAAGAGTCAGAGATAGGTTGTGGAGAAAACCCTACCCAAGTAAATGGCTATTTTGGGGTGTTATGGGAACAAATATTATTGGAACAATTGTGGCTGCCGAAGGCATATTTATGGCACCGATTGGTTGGAAGATGGCTTTATTTATGTGGTTCTATGCACATCTATGGATGTTGATTAACGATGAAATCAAAATAATCCTTTTAAGATCTTATAGTATTTAA
- a CDS encoding lactaldehyde dehydrogenase, giving the protein MFINGEWIKRDDLEVINPYSLEVIDKITSCSREETKYAIDVANEHKEVMKNLSPTKRYNLLFKIAEEIKRNKKELAKIISLDVGRPIRQSIIEVDRTITTFKLSAFYAKELRGEVIPSERLIFTKREPVGVVGAITPFNFPLNLVAHKIGPAFAGGNTVVLHPSAKASLIAIELAKIIEKVLKSLDIPLGVFNLVTGMGGVVGDEIVKNENVNMVSFTGSIEVGESISKNAGMKKITLELGGSNPLIILKDCNLEKAVDATVRSSYLNAGQVCISIGRVIVEEGIADEFIKKVVEKSKSLKVGNPLDEKTDVGPLITLESAKRVENLVNQSVKEGGKVLCGGKREKTFYYPTVVEIDEDNILANVEIFGPVAPIIRVESLDEAIETANNTKYGLHAGIFTNDINKALMAADALEVGGVMINDSPTFRQDNMPFGGVKKSGLGREGVKYAIEEMTEIKTIVINK; this is encoded by the coding sequence GTGTTTATAAATGGAGAATGGATAAAAAGGGATGATTTGGAAGTTATAAATCCCTACTCATTGGAAGTCATTGATAAAATAACCTCTTGCAGTAGAGAAGAGACAAAATATGCAATAGATGTTGCTAATGAACACAAAGAAGTTATGAAGAACCTTTCTCCAACAAAAAGATACAATTTACTCTTTAAAATTGCAGAGGAAATAAAGAGAAATAAAAAAGAACTTGCAAAAATCATCTCCCTTGATGTTGGAAGGCCAATTAGGCAGTCAATAATTGAGGTGGATAGAACAATAACAACATTCAAACTCTCTGCTTTTTATGCTAAGGAGTTGAGGGGGGAGGTAATTCCATCAGAGAGGTTGATATTTACAAAAAGAGAACCGGTTGGTGTTGTTGGTGCAATAACTCCATTTAACTTCCCACTTAATTTAGTAGCACATAAAATAGGGCCGGCATTTGCAGGAGGGAATACTGTTGTTTTACATCCGTCTGCAAAGGCATCTTTAATTGCAATTGAATTGGCAAAAATTATTGAAAAGGTCTTAAAAAGTTTGGATATTCCATTGGGAGTGTTTAATTTAGTTACTGGAATGGGGGGTGTTGTTGGGGATGAGATTGTTAAAAATGAAAATGTAAATATGGTTTCATTTACTGGAAGTATTGAGGTTGGTGAGTCAATAAGCAAAAATGCAGGAATGAAGAAGATAACCCTTGAGTTGGGGGGAAGTAACCCACTTATTATTTTAAAGGACTGCAACTTAGAGAAGGCTGTTGATGCAACAGTTAGGAGTTCCTACCTAAATGCAGGCCAGGTTTGCATATCTATTGGAAGAGTTATTGTTGAGGAAGGAATTGCAGATGAGTTTATAAAGAAAGTTGTTGAAAAATCAAAAAGTTTAAAGGTTGGAAATCCACTTGATGAAAAAACTGATGTTGGACCACTAATAACACTTGAAAGTGCAAAGAGAGTTGAGAATTTAGTCAATCAATCAGTTAAAGAAGGTGGAAAAGTTTTATGTGGGGGAAAAAGGGAAAAAACCTTCTACTATCCAACTGTTGTTGAAATTGACGAGGATAATATATTGGCAAATGTTGAGATATTTGGGCCTGTAGCACCAATAATAAGAGTTGAGAGTTTAGATGAGGCAATAGAAACAGCAAATAACACAAAATATGGATTGCATGCAGGGATATTTACCAACGACATAAACAAGGCGTTAATGGCTGCTGATGCACTTGAAGTTGGAGGGGTTATGATTAACGATTCTCCAACATTTAGGCAAGATAATATGCCATTTGGAGGGGTTAAAAAGAGTGGATTGGGAAGAGAGGGTGTTAAGTATGCAATAGAAGAGATGACAGAAATAAAAACAATTGTAATTAATAAGTAA
- the mmp3 gene encoding methyl-coenzyme M reductase-associated protein Mmp3 → MNVIVNGKPKSGETLRDVIKDEPYVEGANIVIIKGSKKKVEKEVKKYVVKTTKGSITIAITENNESSKFWKENYKLFENKSLGWKSGVDVSFGAITIDLNVSPEKKRFKKWDVVLSLSGLDKNEGHLVFVKKDVEEMYGLENPKMGIVVGGKRVVSNLAKGDKIISIEPIRETKEEVDYLVTKDLDLKLEDNWEIYTYFEATFDELPKSVEHALAIMEDGFFEISENTNTYVADCRLQTLIIDEENFKDRDRGVITVRNIGSGTGKVYIYREGRVSSLSHTVVGRITKGMELIDFSENGILTVITNPKRLNAVGMTQKEAEEMFKEYGVEVVREGNTNDNAIIIEQIPEYTMEILKTKKVKIVGIEPDKLVYIKIFDKESPITAWYFRKTTGLTTRRVGRLKVYFKHKDLVMFEGNKEYAKGLLPENTPEDKVEANTIAVTNMVKRYKGMIGVRLSDSDKFGPTGETFEGTNLVAKIVKNAEYLMSVKNGDTVYLLEIK, encoded by the coding sequence ATGAACGTAATTGTAAATGGGAAACCAAAATCTGGAGAAACTTTGAGGGATGTTATAAAGGATGAACCTTATGTAGAGGGAGCAAATATCGTCATTATTAAAGGCAGTAAGAAGAAAGTGGAAAAAGAGGTAAAAAAATATGTTGTAAAAACAACAAAGGGAAGCATAACCATTGCAATAACAGAAAATAATGAGAGTTCAAAGTTCTGGAAGGAAAACTATAAACTCTTTGAAAATAAGAGTTTGGGATGGAAGAGTGGTGTGGATGTTTCCTTTGGAGCAATAACTATTGATTTAAACGTCAGTCCTGAAAAGAAGAGGTTTAAAAAATGGGATGTTGTGTTGAGTTTATCAGGTTTGGATAAGAATGAAGGGCATTTGGTTTTTGTTAAAAAAGATGTTGAAGAAATGTATGGTTTAGAAAATCCAAAAATGGGTATTGTTGTTGGCGGTAAGAGGGTAGTTTCAAACTTAGCAAAAGGGGATAAAATTATTTCCATTGAGCCAATAAGAGAGACAAAAGAGGAAGTTGATTATTTAGTAACAAAAGATTTGGACTTGAAGTTGGAAGATAACTGGGAGATTTATACTTACTTTGAGGCAACCTTTGATGAACTACCAAAGAGTGTTGAGCATGCGTTGGCAATAATGGAAGATGGATTCTTTGAGATTTCTGAGAATACAAACACCTATGTTGCTGATTGTAGGTTGCAGACATTGATAATTGATGAGGAAAACTTTAAAGATAGGGATAGGGGAGTTATAACTGTAAGAAATATTGGAAGCGGAACAGGAAAGGTTTACATCTATAGGGAAGGAAGAGTCTCATCACTATCCCATACAGTTGTTGGTAGGATAACGAAAGGTATGGAATTAATTGATTTTTCAGAGAATGGAATATTGACAGTAATTACAAATCCAAAAAGATTAAATGCTGTAGGTATGACTCAAAAAGAAGCAGAGGAAATGTTTAAAGAATATGGGGTAGAGGTTGTTAGGGAAGGCAATACTAACGATAACGCAATAATAATTGAGCAAATCCCAGAATACACAATGGAAATATTAAAAACAAAGAAGGTTAAAATTGTTGGAATTGAACCAGATAAATTGGTTTATATAAAAATATTTGATAAAGAGAGTCCAATAACAGCATGGTACTTCAGAAAAACTACTGGCTTAACAACAAGAAGGGTTGGAAGGTTGAAGGTTTATTTCAAGCATAAGGATTTGGTGATGTTTGAGGGTAATAAGGAATATGCAAAAGGTCTCCTACCTGAAAACACGCCAGAAGATAAAGTTGAGGCAAACACGATTGCAGTAACAAATATGGTTAAGAGATACAAAGGAATGATTGGAGTCAGGTTGAGTGATAGTGATAAATTTGGTCCTACAGGGGAAACGTTTGAGGGAACAAACTTGGTTGCAAAAATTGTTAAAAACGCAGAATATTTAATGAGTGTTAAGAATGGAGATACTGTATATCTATTAGAGATTAAATAG
- a CDS encoding homocitrate synthase family protein — translation MEWKCVCPYNPKLKLKDIYIYDTTLRDGEQTPGVCFTKEQKLEIARKLDELGIKQIEAGFPIVSDREAEIVKTIANEGLNAEILGLCRALKKDIDKAIECDVDGIITFIATSPLHLKYKFNNKSLDEILEMGVRAVEYAKEHGLFVAFSAEDATRTPIEDLIKVHKAAEEAGADRVHIADTTGCATPQSMEFICSELSKNLKKAHIGVHCHNDFGFAVINSIYGLIGGAKAVSTTVNGIGERAGNASLEELIMALTVLYDVKLNLNIEVLTELSKMIEEYSGIKLPKNKPIVGEMVFYHESGIHVDAVIDNPLTYEPFLPEVIGQKRNIVLGKHSGCRAIAYKLKEMGIKVNKEELCEIVKRVKETREKGIFIDDEVFKKIVEEVVRR, via the coding sequence ATGGAGTGGAAATGTGTTTGTCCATACAATCCAAAGTTGAAATTGAAGGACATCTATATTTACGATACAACTTTGAGAGATGGGGAGCAAACCCCGGGTGTTTGTTTTACAAAAGAGCAAAAGTTAGAAATAGCACGGAAATTGGATGAGTTGGGAATTAAACAGATAGAGGCCGGGTTTCCAATAGTTTCTGATAGAGAGGCAGAGATAGTTAAAACAATAGCAAATGAAGGGCTAAATGCTGAGATTTTAGGGTTATGTAGAGCATTGAAAAAAGATATTGATAAGGCAATTGAATGCGATGTAGATGGAATTATTACCTTTATAGCAACGTCCCCTCTGCATTTAAAATATAAGTTTAACAACAAAAGTTTGGATGAGATTTTAGAGATGGGGGTTAGGGCAGTTGAATATGCAAAAGAACATGGATTGTTTGTTGCCTTCTCTGCTGAAGATGCAACAAGGACACCAATAGAAGATTTAATCAAAGTCCATAAAGCCGCTGAAGAGGCAGGAGCAGATAGGGTTCATATAGCAGATACAACTGGATGTGCTACACCACAAAGTATGGAATTTATTTGTAGTGAGTTGAGTAAAAACCTTAAAAAAGCACATATAGGAGTTCATTGCCACAATGACTTTGGATTTGCAGTTATAAATTCAATATATGGGTTAATTGGAGGGGCTAAGGCAGTTTCAACAACAGTAAATGGCATTGGAGAGAGGGCTGGAAATGCGTCCTTAGAAGAGTTGATTATGGCTTTAACTGTATTATATGATGTTAAGTTAAATTTGAATATCGAGGTTTTAACTGAACTCTCAAAAATGATTGAGGAGTACTCAGGCATCAAATTGCCAAAAAATAAGCCAATTGTTGGAGAGATGGTATTTTATCATGAAAGTGGTATCCACGTGGATGCGGTTATCGATAATCCATTAACTTATGAGCCGTTTTTGCCTGAAGTTATTGGACAGAAAAGGAATATAGTCCTTGGAAAGCACTCTGGTTGTAGGGCAATAGCATATAAGTTGAAAGAAATGGGCATTAAAGTTAACAAGGAGGAATTGTGCGAGATTGTAAAGAGGGTTAAAGAGACGAGGGAAAAAGGAATCTTCATTGATGATGAAGTGTTTAAAAAGATTGTTGAAGAGGTTGTTAGGAGATAA
- the fhcD gene encoding formylmethanofuran--tetrahydromethanopterin N-formyltransferase codes for MEINGVVIEDTFAEAFPIWVSRILVTAATEKLAKIAATEATGFGCSVIMCPAEAGIEKYVPPTETPDGRPGYIIQICHPKKSELEHQMLERIGQCVLTAPTTAAFDAMGDEAEEQLKVGFKLKFFGDGYEKKDKVGDKTVYKIPIMSGEFITESKFGIKKGVAGGNFFILAENQTSALVAAEAAIDAINSVDGVITPFPGGIVASGSKVGASNPKYKFMTATTNHKMCPTLKGVVEDSEVPEDVNGIYEIVIDGVSEEAVKEAMKVGILAATKVPGVKKITAGNYGGKLGKYQIKLHDLFE; via the coding sequence ATGGAAATAAATGGGGTAGTTATAGAGGATACATTTGCTGAAGCATTTCCAATATGGGTTTCAAGAATTTTGGTAACAGCGGCAACAGAAAAATTGGCAAAAATTGCTGCAACAGAAGCAACAGGATTTGGATGTTCAGTTATCATGTGTCCAGCAGAGGCGGGGATTGAAAAATACGTTCCGCCAACAGAAACACCGGATGGAAGACCAGGATACATCATCCAAATCTGCCACCCAAAGAAATCAGAATTAGAACACCAAATGTTAGAGAGAATTGGACAGTGTGTATTAACCGCTCCAACAACAGCGGCATTTGATGCTATGGGGGATGAGGCAGAGGAACAATTAAAAGTTGGATTTAAGTTGAAGTTCTTTGGAGATGGATATGAGAAAAAAGACAAAGTTGGGGATAAAACAGTTTATAAAATCCCAATTATGAGTGGGGAGTTTATAACAGAGAGCAAATTTGGAATTAAGAAGGGAGTTGCAGGAGGAAACTTCTTCATATTGGCAGAGAACCAAACTTCTGCTTTAGTTGCAGCAGAAGCAGCAATTGATGCAATTAACTCAGTTGATGGAGTAATTACTCCTTTCCCAGGTGGAATTGTTGCATCAGGTAGTAAAGTAGGAGCAAGCAATCCAAAATACAAATTCATGACTGCTACAACAAACCACAAGATGTGTCCAACATTGAAGGGGGTTGTAGAAGACAGTGAAGTTCCAGAAGATGTAAACGGAATTTATGAGATTGTTATTGATGGGGTTAGCGAAGAGGCAGTTAAAGAGGCAATGAAAGTTGGTATTTTAGCAGCAACAAAAGTTCCAGGAGTTAAGAAAATCACCGCTGGAAACTACGGTGGAAAATTAGGTAAGTACCAAATAAAATTGCATGATTTGTTTGAATAA
- a CDS encoding endonuclease dU, which produces MKDEIGVIGFDDAPFYKNDKTALLIATYFRGNRILDGVYFKKIQKDGKDATEKIVDVVKGKHYPKINAIFLYGVTFGGFNIADIFKINEETKKPVVVVIRKNPNRIDMINALKKHFNDWKERAELLNSFPEPEPIEGIYIQYVGIDGKEVKELIKKTRLKSKVPECLRIAHLIGRGFLDL; this is translated from the coding sequence ATGAAGGATGAAATTGGAGTTATTGGATTTGATGACGCTCCTTTTTATAAAAACGATAAAACCGCTTTATTAATTGCCACATATTTTAGGGGAAATAGAATATTGGATGGAGTTTATTTTAAAAAAATCCAAAAAGATGGAAAAGATGCAACTGAAAAGATTGTAGATGTTGTTAAAGGAAAGCATTATCCAAAAATAAACGCAATATTCTTATATGGAGTTACGTTTGGAGGATTTAATATAGCGGATATATTCAAAATTAACGAAGAAACAAAAAAGCCAGTTGTTGTTGTAATAAGAAAAAACCCAAATAGGATAGATATGATAAATGCACTAAAAAAGCATTTTAACGACTGGAAAGAAAGGGCAGAACTTCTAAATTCATTTCCAGAACCAGAACCTATTGAAGGAATTTATATTCAATATGTTGGAATAGATGGGAAAGAGGTTAAAGAACTAATCAAAAAAACAAGATTAAAGAGCAAAGTCCCAGAATGTCTTAGAATTGCCCATTTAATTGGTAGGGGGTTTTTGGACTTATAA
- the pth2 gene encoding peptidyl-tRNA hydrolase Pth2, translating into MYKQAIVIRNDLKMGKGKIAAQASHAAIEAFLNAEKICPNVVKEWLREGQKKVVLKVNSEKELFDIYLTAKSLELPCSLIKDAGRTQLEPGTTTAVGIGPEKEEKINKVVGHLKLL; encoded by the coding sequence ATGTATAAGCAAGCAATTGTTATAAGAAATGACTTAAAAATGGGAAAAGGAAAAATTGCAGCCCAGGCAAGTCATGCAGCAATAGAAGCATTTTTAAATGCTGAAAAGATATGTCCGAATGTTGTTAAAGAATGGTTGAGAGAAGGACAGAAAAAGGTAGTTTTAAAGGTCAATTCAGAAAAAGAACTATTTGATATTTATTTAACTGCAAAATCCCTTGAATTGCCTTGTAGTTTAATCAAAGATGCTGGAAGAACACAGTTAGAACCTGGAACAACCACTGCTGTAGGTATTGGACCAGAAAAGGAGGAAAAGATCAACAAAGTTGTTGGGCATTTGAAGTTATTATAA
- a CDS encoding UPF0254 family protein encodes MIDKISVATAECFTHAKIGITIHKAASGYEDFEFKEIFDREGLKIIRNVRVLASMFIPSVYAAEKLLNIKLPEPDYSYAYAKAYTEKNDLKVAYLMAKGLKDILNCNIAIGTTAGVGRGGICILTDKNKYTFTTDVCGNLLKHENILERQRNGIEKGLRKFIDVLKDEYVNE; translated from the coding sequence ATGATTGATAAAATCTCAGTGGCAACTGCTGAATGCTTTACTCATGCAAAAATTGGAATAACCATTCATAAAGCGGCGAGTGGTTATGAAGATTTTGAATTCAAAGAAATTTTTGATAGAGAAGGATTAAAAATCATAAGAAATGTTAGAGTTTTGGCATCAATGTTCATACCCTCAGTTTATGCCGCTGAGAAACTGCTAAACATTAAACTTCCAGAACCTGATTACTCTTATGCATACGCAAAGGCATATACAGAAAAAAATGACTTAAAAGTTGCTTACTTAATGGCTAAGGGATTGAAGGATATTTTAAACTGCAATATTGCAATAGGTACTACGGCAGGAGTTGGTAGGGGAGGAATTTGTATACTAACAGATAAAAACAAATATACTTTCACAACAGATGTTTGTGGAAATTTATTAAAACATGAAAATATCTTAGAAAGGCAAAGAAATGGCATTGAGAAGGGATTGAGAAAGTTTATAGATGTTTTAAAAGATGAATATGTGAATGAATGA